A window of Corticium candelabrum chromosome 3, ooCorCand1.1, whole genome shotgun sequence contains these coding sequences:
- the LOC134176995 gene encoding uncharacterized protein LOC134176995, with product MLGDQLEMNNCKVHHAPGDADLLIVQKSVESATMSTTILVDDDTDLLILLCYHSSLHSHRVFFRPEPKNSTKKPRVWNIQVVKEQPGPEICTHMLFLHAILGCDTTSHLYGIGKGTSLKKFKSSTHFREQAKVFDAQSAFPEDVVVAGEQALVCLYNGKPAERLDSLRYTRFCEKVATKTSHIQPQTLPSTSASAKYHSLHVYFQIQQWKGSGVVLTPVEWGWRESEEGLKPVQTDLPPAPDELLRMIRCNCQTDCSTLRCTCKKHNVKCSPACGNCKGSDRINSDWLTYEEGVDVDDHNDDDEEEDNNND from the coding sequence ATGCTCGGAGATCAACTAGAGATGAACAACTGCAAAGTGCATCATGCTCCAGGGGATGCTGATTTGCTAATTGTACAAAAATCAGTGGAGTCTGCCACAATGTCGACCACTATCCTGGTTGATGATGACACAGACCTTCTTATCCTGTTGTGCTATCACTCAAGCTTGCACTCTCACAGAGTGTTTTTCCGACCAGAGCCAAAGAACAGCACAAAGAAACCGCGCGTGTGGAACATCCAGGTTGTCAAGGAACAGCCAGGCCCTGAAATATGCACTCACATGCTCTTTCTGCATGCTATCCTTGGATGTGATACAACCTCCCACCTGTATGGCATTGGAAAAGGAACTTCCCTTAAGAAGTTCAAATCAAGTACACACTTTCGAGAGCAAGCTAAGGTGTTCGATGCACAGTCAGCTTTCCCTGaagatgttgttgttgcaggagAGCAagcattggtttgtttgtacaatgGAAAACCTGCAGAAAGACTTGATTCGCTGCGTTATACGCGTTTCTGCGAGAAGGTGGCTACTAAAACATCTCATATTCAACCACAGACTCTGCCATCTACTTCAGCATCAGCAAAGTACCACAGTCTCCATGTATACTTTCAGATACAACAATGGAAAGGTTCTGGTGTTGTACTTACGCCAGTAGAATGGGGGTGGAGAGAGAGTGAAGAAGGACTTAAGCCAGTCCAGACTGACTTGCCTCCAGCTCCTGATGAGCTCCTACGTATGATAAGGTGTAATTGTCAGACTGATTGCAGTACATTAAGGTGTACATGCAAGAAGCACAATGTGAAATGCTCCCCTGCCTGTGGCAACTGCAAAGGATCTGACCGTATAAACTCAGACTGGCTGACATATGAAGAaggtgttgatgttgatgatcataatgatgatgatgaagaagaagacaataacaatgattga